One part of the Streptomyces nigra genome encodes these proteins:
- the pstB gene encoding phosphate ABC transporter ATP-binding protein PstB, with protein sequence MAKRIDVSGLNAYYGSFLAVEDISMTVEPRSVTAFIGPSGCGKSTFLRTLNRMHEVTPGGRVEGKVLLDDENLYGAGIDPVAVRREVGMVFQRPNPFPTMSVYDNVAAGLKLNGSYKKSELDDIVEKSLRGANLWNEVKDRLARPGSGLSGGQQQRLCIARAIAVEPDVLLMDEPCSALDPISTLAIEDLIGELKERFTIVIVTHNMQQAARVSDRTAFFNLAAVGKPGRLIEIDDTERIFSNPSVQATEDYISGRFG encoded by the coding sequence ATGGCCAAGCGCATCGATGTCAGCGGCCTCAACGCCTACTACGGCTCCTTCCTCGCGGTCGAGGACATCTCCATGACCGTCGAGCCCCGCTCCGTGACGGCCTTCATCGGCCCGTCCGGCTGCGGCAAGTCCACCTTCCTGCGCACGCTCAACCGGATGCACGAGGTCACCCCGGGCGGCCGCGTCGAGGGCAAGGTCCTCCTGGACGACGAGAACCTGTACGGCGCCGGCATCGACCCGGTCGCCGTGCGCCGCGAGGTCGGCATGGTCTTCCAGCGCCCCAACCCCTTCCCCACCATGTCGGTGTACGACAACGTGGCGGCCGGCCTGAAGCTCAACGGCTCCTACAAGAAGTCCGAGCTGGACGACATCGTCGAGAAGTCCCTGCGGGGCGCCAACCTCTGGAACGAGGTCAAGGACCGGCTGGCCAGGCCTGGCTCGGGGCTGTCCGGCGGCCAGCAGCAGCGGCTGTGCATCGCCCGCGCCATCGCGGTCGAGCCGGACGTCCTGCTCATGGACGAGCCCTGCTCGGCCCTCGACCCGATCTCCACGCTCGCCATCGAGGACCTGATCGGGGAGCTGAAGGAACGGTTCACGATCGTCATCGTGACCCACAACATGCAGCAGGCGGCGCGCGTCTCCGACCGCACGGCGTTCTTCAACCTGGCCGCGGTCGGCAAGCCCGGCCGGCTCATCGAGATCGACGACACCGAGCGGATCTTCTCCAACCCGTCGGTCCAGGCCACCGAGGACTACATCTCGGGCCGCTTCGGCTGA
- the pstA gene encoding phosphate ABC transporter permease PstA — protein sequence MSRTTLSARRPGSLKGATLPRWFSWAVAAGSVALGLGISAAAGLDSSVQWALIAALLFVAGTYGVSARVEGRRQARDRVATSLIWVAFLLAVIPLASLVYETVRRGVKVLDGYFLTHSMGVVADTETGGGIYHALLGTLEQVGIATAIAVPIGVLTAIYLVEYGRGRLAKAITFFVDVMTGIPSIVAGLFVLSLWIVVLGMGYSGFAGSMALAILMLPVVVRSTEEMLKLVPNELREASLALGVPKWRTILKVVLPTSVGGITTGVMLAVARITGETAPLLLLVWVTNFINANPFQDPQASLPVYIYLQYANSGGSGAAYDRAWAGALVLIAFIMILNLAARGIARWKAPKAGR from the coding sequence ATGAGCCGCACCACCCTCTCCGCCCGGCGCCCGGGCAGCCTGAAGGGCGCCACCCTGCCCAGGTGGTTCTCCTGGGCGGTCGCCGCGGGCTCCGTGGCCCTCGGCCTCGGCATCAGCGCGGCCGCCGGACTGGACAGCAGCGTGCAGTGGGCGCTGATCGCCGCCCTGCTGTTCGTCGCCGGCACGTACGGCGTCTCGGCCCGGGTCGAGGGCCGCCGGCAGGCCAGGGACCGCGTCGCCACCAGCCTGATCTGGGTGGCGTTCCTGCTCGCCGTGATCCCGCTGGCCTCCCTCGTGTACGAGACCGTCCGGCGCGGGGTGAAGGTCCTCGACGGCTACTTCCTCACCCACTCGATGGGCGTGGTCGCCGACACCGAGACCGGTGGCGGCATCTACCACGCGCTCCTCGGCACCCTGGAGCAGGTCGGCATCGCCACCGCCATCGCCGTCCCGATCGGCGTGCTCACCGCGATCTACCTGGTCGAGTACGGCCGCGGCAGGCTCGCGAAGGCGATCACGTTCTTCGTGGACGTCATGACGGGCATCCCGTCGATCGTCGCCGGCCTGTTCGTCCTCAGCCTGTGGATCGTCGTCCTCGGCATGGGCTACTCCGGCTTCGCCGGCTCCATGGCCCTGGCCATCCTGATGCTGCCGGTCGTCGTCCGCTCCACCGAGGAGATGCTCAAGCTCGTCCCGAACGAGCTGCGCGAGGCGTCGCTGGCGCTGGGCGTGCCGAAGTGGCGGACCATCCTCAAGGTGGTGCTGCCGACCTCCGTCGGCGGCATCACGACGGGTGTGATGCTCGCCGTCGCGCGCATCACCGGCGAGACCGCCCCGCTGCTGCTCCTTGTCTGGGTGACGAACTTCATCAACGCCAACCCCTTCCAGGACCCGCAGGCCTCCCTGCCCGTCTACATCTACCTGCAGTACGCGAACAGCGGCGGCTCGGGCGCCGCCTACGACCGCGCCTGGGCGGGGGCCCTGGTGCTCATCGCCTTCATCATGATCCTCAACCTGGCGGCCCGCGGCATCGCCCGCTGGAAGGCCCCCAAGGCCGGTCGCTGA
- a CDS encoding DUF47 domain-containing protein has translation MRFRLTPRETSFYDMFAASADNIVTGSKLLMELLGADTAGRAEIAERMRAAEHAGDDATHAIFHQLNSSFITPFDREDIYSLASSLDDIMDFMEEAVDLVVLYNVEELPKGVDQQIEVLARAAELTAEAMPNLRTMDNLTEYWIEVNRLENQADQIHRKLLAHLFNGKYDAIEVLKLKQIVDVLEEAADAFEHVANTVETIAVKES, from the coding sequence GTGCGATTTCGTCTGACCCCCCGGGAGACGAGCTTCTACGACATGTTCGCCGCATCCGCGGACAACATCGTCACGGGCTCGAAGCTCCTGATGGAACTGCTCGGGGCGGACACCGCCGGCCGGGCCGAGATCGCCGAACGGATGCGGGCCGCGGAACACGCGGGTGACGACGCGACGCACGCGATCTTCCACCAGCTGAACTCCTCGTTCATCACGCCGTTCGACCGCGAGGACATCTACTCCCTCGCGTCGTCCCTCGACGACATCATGGACTTCATGGAGGAGGCCGTCGACCTGGTCGTCCTCTACAACGTCGAGGAACTGCCCAAGGGCGTCGACCAGCAGATCGAGGTCCTGGCGCGCGCGGCCGAGCTGACGGCCGAGGCCATGCCGAACCTGCGCACCATGGACAACCTCACGGAGTACTGGATCGAGGTCAACCGCCTCGAGAACCAGGCCGACCAGATACACCGCAAGCTGCTCGCCCACCTCTTCAACGGCAAGTACGACGCCATCGAGGTGCTGAAGCTCAAGCAGATCGTGGATGTGCTGGAAGAGGCTGCGGACGCCTTCGAGCATGTGGCGAACACGGTGGAGACCATCGCCGTCAAGGAGTCCTGA
- a CDS encoding metal-sensitive transcriptional regulator, translated as MTTTEAGAGAPSAAADAVETTAGADIVTDHDRGVHGYHHQKSEHLKRLRRIEGQIRGLQRMVDEDVYCIDILTQVSASTKALQSFALQLLEEHLRHCVADAALKGGAEIDAKVEEATKAIGRLLRT; from the coding sequence ATGACGACCACAGAGGCCGGCGCGGGTGCGCCCTCCGCCGCCGCCGACGCCGTGGAGACGACGGCCGGCGCGGACATCGTGACGGATCACGACCGCGGCGTCCACGGGTACCACCACCAGAAGTCGGAACACCTCAAGCGGCTGCGCCGGATCGAGGGCCAGATCCGCGGTCTGCAGCGCATGGTCGACGAGGACGTCTACTGCATCGACATACTCACGCAGGTCTCCGCGTCGACGAAGGCGCTCCAGTCCTTCGCGCTGCAACTGCTGGAGGAGCACCTCCGTCACTGCGTCGCCGACGCGGCCCTCAAGGGCGGTGCCGAGATCGACGCGAAGGTCGAGGAGGCCACGAAGGCCATCGGCCGTCTGCTGCGGACCTGA
- the pstC gene encoding phosphate ABC transporter permease subunit PstC produces MDISVKNDNDTAPPASLPDRAERGSGARGATRPGDRIFLALSRGSGIFLLVLMAAIAVFLSLRAASAIGKDEANFFTTFEWNPTGDPPVFGIAVLAFGTVVSSVIALAIAVPVSVGIALFLTHYAPRRLGGPIAYVIDLLAAVPSIVYGLWGALVLVPHLGGLYAWLDEYLGWTGVLEWNGGAPRSLFTVGILLAIMILPIITNVSREIFRQVPRAHEEAALALGATRWEVVRMAVLPYGRSGVISASMLGLGRALGETMAVAMVLSPTFDIEASLLDPGGGTFAQNIASKFNEATTDGRDALIASGLVLFVITLLVNGTARLIIERRKEFSGANA; encoded by the coding sequence ATGGACATATCGGTAAAGAACGACAACGACACTGCTCCACCCGCCTCCCTCCCGGACCGGGCCGAGCGCGGATCCGGCGCCCGAGGCGCCACCCGCCCCGGCGACCGGATCTTCCTCGCCCTCTCCCGCGGCTCCGGCATCTTCCTGCTGGTCCTCATGGCCGCCATCGCCGTCTTCCTGAGCCTTCGGGCCGCGAGCGCGATCGGCAAGGACGAGGCCAACTTCTTCACCACCTTCGAGTGGAACCCCACCGGCGACCCACCGGTCTTCGGCATCGCCGTGCTCGCCTTCGGCACGGTCGTGTCGTCGGTCATCGCGCTGGCGATCGCCGTGCCGGTCTCCGTCGGCATCGCGCTGTTCCTCACGCACTACGCCCCGCGCCGCCTCGGCGGCCCCATCGCGTACGTGATCGACCTGCTCGCCGCGGTCCCGTCGATCGTCTACGGCCTGTGGGGCGCCCTCGTCCTGGTGCCGCACCTGGGCGGCCTGTACGCCTGGCTGGACGAGTACCTCGGCTGGACCGGCGTCCTCGAGTGGAACGGCGGCGCCCCGCGCTCGCTGTTCACCGTCGGCATCCTGCTCGCGATCATGATCCTGCCGATCATCACCAACGTCAGCCGGGAAATCTTCCGGCAGGTCCCGCGGGCGCACGAGGAGGCCGCCCTCGCCCTCGGCGCCACCCGCTGGGAGGTCGTCCGGATGGCCGTCCTGCCCTACGGCCGCTCCGGCGTCATCTCCGCCTCGATGCTGGGCCTCGGCCGCGCGCTCGGCGAGACGATGGCCGTCGCGATGGTCCTGTCGCCGACCTTCGACATCGAGGCCAGCCTCCTGGACCCGGGCGGCGGCACCTTCGCCCAGAACATCGCGAGCAAGTTCAACGAGGCCACCACGGACGGCCGGGACGCGCTGATCGCCTCCGGTCTGGTTCTCTTCGTCATCACCCTGCTCGTCAACGGCACCGCCCGGCTCATCATCGAGCGGCGCAAGGAGTTCTCGGGGGCCAACGCATGA
- the pitH gene encoding low-affinity phosphate transporter PitH — protein MDTFALILTIGVALFFTYTNGFHDSANAIATSVSTRALTPRAALAMAAVMNLAGAFLGSGVAKTVSEGLIETPEGSTGMGILFAALIGAIVWNLITWYFGLPSSSSHALFGGMVGAALAGGTKVYWDGVVDKVVIPMFVSPVVGLVAGYLVMTAILWMFRRANPHKAKRGFRIAQTVSAAGMALGHGLQDAQKTMGIVVMALVIADVEDYGDPIPVWVKIACALMLSLGTYAGGWRIMRTLGRKIIELDPPQGFAAETTGASIMFGSAFIFHAPISTTHVITSAIMGVGATKRVNAVRWGVAKNIVLGWFITMPAAAVVAAVSFWIVDLAVL, from the coding sequence ATGGACACCTTCGCTCTGATCCTGACCATCGGGGTCGCGCTCTTCTTCACGTACACGAACGGTTTCCACGACTCGGCGAACGCCATCGCCACCTCGGTGTCGACGCGCGCGCTGACGCCGCGGGCCGCGCTGGCCATGGCGGCCGTGATGAACCTCGCCGGTGCCTTCCTGGGCTCCGGGGTCGCCAAGACCGTCAGCGAGGGCCTGATCGAGACGCCCGAGGGCTCGACGGGCATGGGCATCCTGTTCGCGGCGCTCATCGGCGCGATCGTCTGGAACCTGATCACCTGGTACTTCGGGCTGCCGTCGTCGTCCTCGCACGCGCTGTTCGGCGGCATGGTCGGCGCGGCGCTGGCCGGCGGGACGAAGGTGTACTGGGACGGCGTCGTCGACAAGGTCGTCATCCCGATGTTCGTGTCGCCGGTCGTCGGCCTGGTGGCCGGCTATCTGGTGATGACGGCCATCCTGTGGATGTTCCGGCGGGCCAACCCGCACAAGGCCAAGCGGGGCTTCCGTATCGCGCAGACGGTGTCGGCGGCCGGTATGGCCCTCGGGCACGGCCTGCAGGACGCCCAGAAGACGATGGGCATCGTGGTGATGGCGCTGGTCATCGCCGACGTCGAGGACTACGGCGACCCGATCCCGGTGTGGGTGAAGATCGCCTGTGCGCTGATGCTGTCGCTCGGCACCTACGCGGGCGGCTGGCGCATCATGCGCACCCTCGGCCGCAAGATCATCGAGCTGGACCCGCCGCAGGGCTTCGCCGCCGAGACCACCGGCGCGTCGATCATGTTCGGCTCGGCCTTCATCTTCCACGCGCCGATCTCCACCACCCATGTGATCACCTCCGCGATCATGGGCGTGGGTGCCACCAAGCGGGTCAACGCCGTGCGCTGGGGCGTCGCCAAGAACATCGTCCTGGGCTGGTTCATCACCATGCCGGCGGCGGCGGTCGTCGCGGCCGTGTCCTTCTGGATCGTGGATCTCGCGGTCCTCTGA